The DNA region TGCATTAGTTCGCTTAAAAATATTTTTGGAAAGTTCTGAAAGAACTTGTGATGCTCAAATTGATATGGACACCGCACAAGAATTGATGAAAACTCTGGGTGAGAATATTGAGCAGCCTGTAATTATTAATGCAACCGCATGGGTTGAAACAACCGCATCTAAGCGTCAATACAGCCTTTCAAATATAACCTCAATTAGCTCAGAGAAAGAGAAAATCTTACCTTTGTTTGATAACTAATACCTTTGTTTGATAACTAATACCTTTTATTGAATCACCTTTAAGTTCTGCTTTCTCATATTTAAATATAAGAAAGTAGAACTTAAAGGAGGTGAGCTTAATTTGCTAAGCCCTAACCCAAGGATATAAATTAGAAAGTTCGGCAAAGTAGCTGGAGCCACTGAAGTTAATATAATAAATGTGGACAGCCACAATAAATCGCGTGATTTAGCATCTTCTACTAAACTCAATAAAGTTGTCGATGTTGAAGTTTGTTATGCCACGCCCTCGTAGAAGTCAGATTAGTGTTGAAGACACGCCATTTTATCACTGCTGTAGCCGTGTAGTACGGCGTGCTTACCTTTGTGGCGATGATAAATTTTCTGGCCGGAACTACGATCATCGCCGTGGTTGGGTCGGGTCTCTATTACTTGAATTAGTTGATGTTTTCGCTATTGATTTAGCTGCCTTTGCTGTGATGTCAAACCATCAACACGTGGTGTTGCGGATTGATATAGAAACTGCAAACCGCTGGACTGACCGAGAAGTACTTGAACAGTGGCATAAACTGTTTAACGGTGATGAGTTAACTCAAAAATTTGTTAAAGGTGAGTTAGTTGAAACTCATGAAGTGCTCAGATTAAAACACACCATTGCCACTTACCGCAGTCGTTTATGTGATATTTCTTGGTTCATGCGTTGTTTAAATGAACCGATTGCAAGGCAAGAAGATAACTGCTCAGGTCGTTTCTGGGAAGGGCGCTTTAAGTCGCAAGCTCTGCTCGATGAAGCCGCTGTACTCGCTTGTATGGCTTATGTTGATCTCAATCCCATTAGAGCTAAGATGGCTGACACACCAGAGCATTCAGAGCATACCAGTATTCAATTGCGCATTAGGGCGGCATTAAAAAGCGAACACCCCAAAAACTTACTGCCTTTCATTGGTAACGAGCGTAAAAACCAGCCCAAAGGTATTGCGTTTTCATTGCAAGATTATCTCGAACTGGTTGACGATACTGGACGTGTTATTCGCAATGGTAAGCGAGGTGCTATCAGCACCAATAGTGCTAAGTTACTCACAAAATTGAATATTCCTCAAGACAATTGGCTCAAACTCACCACTGATTTTGGCAAGCTATTTCACGGGCCGGTGGGCACACTTCAAGAACTCACTCACTACTGTGAGCATTTAGAAAAGCGGCGACGACACTTTGCCAGTTGCTGCCAGTATCTAAAAGCGGGCTGACATTTATCTTCTTGTAATAACAATTTATTCCAAATCAGCTTATCCATTTAATGGGTTAGGAAGTTGTGCCTAAAAATCACTCTTTTTGAAGAAAATCAGTTCATTTGGCTAATCAGCTTCCATAAACACCTGCCATATCGGCCTTCAGGCAGCGATGTTCATTAATCTCACTTGAGTGCATGTCGAAAGAGCATTATGTTACTGTTTTATAATGGATGGCCATATTTCTTATCCACCTTCTGGGCATTACTGTCACAAAGTAAGTCCCCCGTTAAGCAAATAACATCAAAATCATCTTGTACCTGAGTAATCCAATCAAAATGCTTTTGAATAAAATGAAGATCACTGAGATGTAGTATTTTCATATTCATACCTTTATGTGTAGTTCTAGGCCTATGCAGACCTAGTGGGAAAAGGTTTTGCTTTACCTAACGCTGAGGAAGCATTGCATTGATTTCTGCATACGAAAATTCTTTTGATAGGTTATCGTCATTGAATACTTCCTTTCCCGTATATGGTTTGTGATGTTCACTTCTGCTTTGAAAAACTTCGATCTTTACACCGAGTAATGATCCAAGGTCTTTTTTCACCTGATAATTAGGTGACTCCCCCGTTCCTAATGTGCCGAATCGTACAGTGGCCTGAAACTTTTCACTTCCCATATTGGCTAATACACTTTGTAAGAAATCATAACCTTTTGCATTAACACTTTCGGTAGTCCAAATTAGTTTTGTCATTTATCTTAGTCCTTTTTTGAGTGGCTAGACGGTGATTTCATCAATGAGAAGTAAGCTCACATATGAGCTGGTAGGGGAGTGAGCCTCTACCAGTTCAGAGCTACTATGTTCGTTGTGTATCTATTTGAACATTTGATGACTTTTTATCAATGTACAAGATGGCTCATCTTCTCGTTCATCCAGATTTTCTAACTGATACACAGCTTTGATTTCTTTGCCAATCTCTCTATTTACTAACTCTAGAGAATCAGCTTCAACAGCTTTTAAATATGCTTGCATTAATTCACGGTTATTTTGGATAATTAGAAAAATCTCATTTGTAAGCTTTTGGTTTTACTCTGAGATTGCCGCCTGAGCGATTTCTTTTGGTAACATAATAACTCTCCTGTTAAGTGTTAAATTCAGATTTAGATAAAGCAACTTCTGCCTTTACAATACCTTTTTTCTTCCAACCCCTTAAGTAACCAGATCTCAAATTACCACTTACACTTGAGCTTTCGGTAAACCGGGTTGAAACCCAATCCCTGATTTCTGTGGTTCCATTAGAAAAAGTTATTTTTACAAAAGCTTGTTTAATAGCCATGAACTTTTTCTTAAACTCCTCTTCGGACTCAGGATAAAACATTAATTCAAGCTTATGAGAAATTGAGTGCTGATCACTCTCTTGATTTACTGAAGGTTCTTTTCCTTCATAAGCATCTAGGATTTTTTCTATCACACTTGATGGAGTAGCAAACCCGTCAGCGTGGCTTTCTAGCCTCTTATATAAATCATCGGTAATACGTATTACTTGACTCATCACCTTATTCTCCCCTACAAACTTTGGTTATAATGTAACATGGTAACCAAAATGTGCAAGTTTTGTTTTTGTGGAAACGTATTATGGTATGTATATGCATCTTTTTTTGCTGACTTCACGGTAACGTACACTAACCAGAAGTGTGCCCCCAAATCTTCAGTCGACATGATTCAAAATACCTTCGAATCCCTTGTTCAACATGTTTTCCTCTTAAAATAAAACGCTTCACATAACTTCTTTGCAAAAATATTTTGCGTAAAATTTTCGCGAATACGTACCTACTGCTAACCCATTGTGTCAGTCATTATTCCCTTAACAAAAACGAGACAGCTTGGTGAGTGTTATTCATCATCAAATATCTGTCTGTATAAGCGTCTTATCTGCCGTCCCAAAGGTATTCCGGTTAAAGATTGTTGCTTATGGCGCTAGATTAAGGGAAATATTATGTATAGATCGATATGTAACGTGGTGATTTTTGGGGTAATGATGTTGGTATCGGCATGTTCAAGTGACGTTAGCCCTTATCATGGGAACCAAGGCGACACCCCTAAAGTATTTGATAGTCAGTTTTTTAGTGGCCAATGGAGTGTGATAAAAGCGCAAGGTAAATATACTCATTTCGCCAACAGAAAACCTCACATTGTGTCTATTTACCAAGGTGATTTAGAGAGTCTTAACAGCAGAATTACGCAAAATAAAGTCGCCGGACTACGCCTTGAAACCATTGTCGCGGCTCAAGGTAAAAGTAAAATACAGGCGCTACTAAATAATATAAATG from Shewanella polaris includes:
- a CDS encoding transposase, with the translated sequence MPRPRRSQISVEDTPFYHCCSRVVRRAYLCGDDKFSGRNYDHRRGWVGSLLLELVDVFAIDLAAFAVMSNHQHVVLRIDIETANRWTDREVLEQWHKLFNGDELTQKFVKGELVETHEVLRLKHTIATYRSRLCDISWFMRCLNEPIARQEDNCSGRFWEGRFKSQALLDEAAVLACMAYVDLNPIRAKMADTPEHSEHTSIQLRIRAALKSEHPKNLLPFIGNERKNQPKGIAFSLQDYLELVDDTGRVIRNGKRGAISTNSAKLLTKLNIPQDNWLKLTTDFGKLFHGPVGTLQELTHYCEHLEKRRRHFASCCQYLKAG
- a CDS encoding metallophosphoesterase; the encoded protein is MKILHLSDLHFIQKHFDWITQVQDDFDVICLTGDLLCDSNAQKVDKKYGHPL